One Littorina saxatilis isolate snail1 linkage group LG1, US_GU_Lsax_2.0, whole genome shotgun sequence genomic window carries:
- the LOC138968887 gene encoding mediator of RNA polymerase II transcription subunit 10-like has product MADKFETLEQQLELFIENTRQIGIVVSDFQPQGQNVLNQKLNTMVNEMQELDKLRSQVQDVNVPLEVFDYIDQGRNPNLYTRDCLEKALTKNEQVKGKVDNLKKFKALLMVELNKVFPQEMNMYRAWKGNDRPA; this is encoded by the exons ATGGCAGACAAATTCGAGACCCTGGAGCAACAACTCGAGTTATTCATTGAAAATACTCGACAGATTGGCATTGTAGTGAGCGATTTCCAACCACAAGGTCAAAATGTGCTTAACCAGAAATT GAACACCATGGTGAATGAGATGCAGGAGCTGGACAAGTTGAGGTCTCAAGTTCAAGATGTCAACGTCCCTCTGGAAGTTTTTGA TTacattgaccaaggccgaaacCCTAACCTGTACACACGGGACTGTCTTGAGAAAGCTCTGACCAAGAACGAGCAAGTGAAGGGCAAGGTCGACAATCTCAAG aaattcAAAGCTTTGCTGATGGTGGAGCTGAATAAAGTCTTCCCTCAAGAGATGAACATGTACAGAGCCTGGAAAGGAAATGACAGACCTGCATAG